One genomic region from Anabaena sp. PCC 7108 encodes:
- the modA gene encoding molybdate ABC transporter substrate-binding protein encodes MKRRRFLVLITTALATLLLAIGLPTLRPSAVVAQSNNNLLISAAASLKDVMEEIKPLYQQTQPNVNISYNFGSSGALQQQIEQGAPADMFISAAKRQVDALEQKGLLVPGTRHIIAKNRLVLVVPNNVVGVSSFYNLKDAKIKKIAIGETRSVPAGQYAKQVLEKLKIWTQVQSKLVFANNVRQVLASVESGNADAGLVYATDAKISNQVNVVVAADEKYHSPIIYPLAVLKRSKKIDSAKEFSQFLSTNQAQAVFKKYGFILP; translated from the coding sequence GTGAAAAGAAGAAGATTTTTAGTTTTAATTACTACAGCATTAGCTACCTTACTACTTGCAATTGGCTTACCAACCTTAAGACCTTCTGCTGTAGTAGCGCAGTCTAATAATAATTTGCTTATTTCCGCTGCTGCTAGTTTAAAAGACGTAATGGAAGAAATTAAGCCCCTTTACCAGCAAACTCAACCAAACGTCAATATCAGTTATAACTTTGGATCTTCCGGTGCATTACAGCAACAAATCGAACAAGGTGCGCCGGCGGATATGTTTATATCTGCGGCTAAAAGACAAGTAGATGCTTTAGAACAAAAAGGACTATTAGTTCCAGGTACTCGTCATATCATTGCTAAAAACCGTTTAGTCTTGGTTGTACCGAATAATGTTGTTGGTGTCTCTAGTTTCTACAACCTTAAAGACGCAAAAATCAAAAAAATTGCTATTGGTGAAACTAGAAGTGTACCCGCAGGACAATATGCTAAACAAGTATTAGAAAAGTTGAAAATTTGGACACAGGTGCAATCAAAACTAGTTTTTGCTAATAACGTGCGCCAAGTTTTAGCATCTGTAGAAAGTGGTAATGCTGATGCAGGTTTAGTTTATGCTACTGATGCCAAAATTTCTAATCAGGTAAACGTTGTAGTTGCGGCAGATGAAAAATACCACTCTCCCATTATCTATCCATTAGCAGTTTTAAAACGCAGCAAAAAAATTGATTCTGCTAAAGAATTCTCCCAATTTTTATCTACTAATCAAGCACAGGCTGTATTTAAAAAATATGGGTTTATTTTACCTTAG
- a CDS encoding phosphate-starvation-inducible PsiE family protein, whose translation MPKRILVEVNSWFKRDRIVQNLEIFQDIIVISLCVSLFCVMLIRLGDMFLSFLHPLDLREVTSDILFILILVELFQLLIDYIQEHSISVGAAVEITIVSALREIILRGVLEIPREQILGISVFLLVLTGIFVAIPWISKLFEHVKIGED comes from the coding sequence ATGCCAAAACGTATTCTGGTAGAAGTAAATAGTTGGTTTAAGCGAGATAGAATTGTACAGAACTTAGAAATTTTTCAAGACATTATCGTTATCTCTCTATGTGTAAGCTTATTCTGTGTGATGCTAATCAGATTAGGAGATATGTTTCTCTCATTTTTACATCCACTTGATTTACGGGAAGTAACATCTGATATTTTGTTTATCTTGATACTTGTGGAATTATTTCAACTCTTGATTGATTATATCCAAGAGCATAGTATATCTGTAGGTGCAGCGGTAGAAATTACTATTGTTTCTGCTTTACGTGAGATAATTTTACGAGGTGTGCTAGAAATTCCCCGTGAGCAAATTTTGGGAATTTCTGTATTTTTATTAGTATTGACTGGAATTTTTGTTGCTATTCCTTGGATATCTAAGTTGTTTGAACACGTCAAAATTGGCGAAGATTAA
- a CDS encoding response regulator encodes MTTKRILVVDNELYIQEVAKICLETVAAWEVVTASSGKEGIIQAEIYQPDAILLDVMMPDMDGLAAFENLQANPATKEIPVILLTAKIQATDRRRYTQLGIKSAIAKPFNPLELAGQVAAALGWSFGEVEE; translated from the coding sequence ATGACAACAAAGCGAATTCTAGTAGTTGATAATGAGCTATACATTCAAGAAGTAGCGAAGATTTGTTTAGAAACAGTCGCAGCTTGGGAAGTGGTAACTGCAAGTTCTGGAAAAGAGGGAATCATACAAGCTGAGATTTACCAACCAGATGCAATTTTACTAGATGTGATGATGCCAGATATGGATGGACTGGCTGCTTTTGAAAATTTACAAGCAAATCCAGCAACTAAAGAGATTCCAGTGATTTTGTTAACTGCGAAAATCCAAGCTACTGATCGTCGTCGCTATACTCAATTGGGGATCAAGAGTGCGATCGCTAAACCGTTTAATCCGCTAGAATTAGCTGGTCAAGTAGCAGCGGCTTTAGGTTGGAGTTTTGGAGAAGTAGAAGAATAA
- a CDS encoding response regulator: MKILIVEDDELNAYALTAVLTDQNYAVEVASDGDAAWDLITTYDYDLILLDVMLPKLDGISLCRKIRSSGRPVPILLLTGCDRSHDKAIGLDAGADDYVVKPFDQEELVARVRALLRRGSITAQPILEWGNLKLDPSNCEVTYAQNLLSLTPKEYALLELFLRNHRRVFSCGMILDHLWSYEDTPGEEAVRTHIKGLRMKLRGVGANSDLIETVYGIGYRLKALEEDTHLQSHLKSQPTFTAIADIWQRFRGRVNEQVNIIEQAAQPTLNPELRSQAAQEAHTLAGSLGTFGLPLGSQLARKIEKILKSAKNFHATDTNNLQNLVNLLRQEIESKDQQNLSLPTAKNHQNSLVVGEELSPEAAKANILVVDDDPQILPLLQTLLTPWGFRVISLSDPRQFWVTLETEKPDMLILDVEMPYNNGIELCQIVRSDSQWSELPILFFTVHNDTEMVNQVFSAGADDFVSKPIIGAELVTRIINRLERVKLRQRMTQTQHKVNDELELRVAERTAELMTVNHHLRSELDERLQTQEALRVSQTRFEGILGIADDAIISIDSNQQITLFNQGAEKIFGYLSEEVLGKKLDLLLPVRFAEQHRHHVVDFGKSPSPARRMGERREIFGRRKDGTEFPSEASISKLDIDQECVYTVILRDITERKQVERMKDEFVSVVSHELRTPLTSIHGSLGMLASGLLPTDSEQGKRLLQIATDSTERLVRLINDILDIERIESGKVKMEQEICNMEELIASAVNIMQPLAAKAEVSLSISSLPVQLWADPDRIVQTLTNLLSNAIKFSHSGAKVWLIAKQQEDQVLLTIKDQGRGIPNDKLNSIFERFQQVDSSDSRNHEGTGLGLAICKSIVQQHGGSIWVESVLNEGSSFYVKLPILVTPYSAESEQSTTSEPIIINQHYPLVLVCDDDAVIRTELQTLLEQGGYRVITSARGEELGNTEFLTKGRVINHEFEQRVMYLLHKMTDNS; the protein is encoded by the coding sequence ATGAAGATATTAATTGTTGAAGATGATGAATTAAATGCCTATGCACTCACAGCGGTTCTCACTGACCAAAATTATGCCGTTGAAGTAGCGAGTGACGGAGATGCAGCTTGGGATTTAATCACAACTTACGATTATGATTTAATTCTTTTGGATGTAATGCTGCCGAAGTTGGACGGTATTAGTTTATGTCGGAAAATTAGGTCTAGTGGTCGGCCAGTACCAATTTTATTATTAACCGGATGCGATCGCTCTCACGACAAAGCCATCGGTTTGGATGCAGGTGCAGATGACTATGTAGTTAAACCATTTGATCAAGAAGAATTAGTGGCACGTGTCCGGGCATTATTACGCCGAGGTAGTATAACTGCACAACCTATCCTAGAGTGGGGAAATTTAAAACTAGATCCGAGTAACTGTGAAGTCACCTATGCCCAAAATTTACTCTCACTCACACCTAAAGAATATGCTCTATTAGAATTATTTTTGCGAAATCATCGCCGGGTATTTAGCTGTGGCATGATTTTAGATCATCTTTGGTCCTATGAAGACACACCAGGAGAAGAAGCCGTTCGTACCCATATTAAAGGACTGCGAATGAAGCTGAGAGGCGTAGGCGCTAACAGTGATTTAATAGAAACAGTATATGGAATTGGCTATCGCCTCAAAGCACTGGAAGAAGATACTCATTTACAATCCCATTTAAAATCCCAGCCAACTTTCACAGCCATTGCAGATATTTGGCAACGTTTTCGAGGGCGGGTTAATGAACAAGTGAACATCATAGAACAAGCTGCACAGCCAACTTTAAACCCAGAATTACGTTCACAAGCCGCCCAAGAAGCACACACCTTAGCAGGTTCTTTAGGAACTTTTGGTTTACCTTTGGGTTCACAATTAGCCAGAAAAATTGAGAAGATACTGAAATCTGCTAAAAATTTCCATGCCACTGATACGAACAATTTACAAAATTTGGTCAACCTACTGCGTCAGGAAATCGAAAGCAAAGATCAACAAAACCTATCCCTACCAACAGCTAAAAATCATCAAAATTCCTTAGTTGTGGGTGAAGAATTATCTCCAGAAGCCGCTAAAGCAAATATTTTGGTTGTAGATGATGACCCGCAAATTCTCCCATTATTACAAACCTTACTCACACCTTGGGGTTTTCGGGTTATTTCTCTGAGTGACCCTCGTCAGTTTTGGGTAACTCTAGAAACTGAAAAGCCAGATATGTTAATTCTAGATGTAGAAATGCCCTATAACAACGGGATTGAACTTTGCCAAATAGTACGCAGCGATTCCCAATGGAGTGAGTTACCTATCCTCTTTTTCACTGTTCATAACGATACAGAAATGGTGAATCAGGTGTTTAGTGCTGGTGCTGATGATTTTGTTAGCAAACCCATCATTGGAGCCGAACTGGTAACTAGAATTATCAACCGTTTAGAACGGGTGAAACTCAGACAGCGCATGACTCAAACCCAGCATAAAGTTAATGACGAGCTAGAATTAAGAGTAGCAGAGCGTACAGCGGAGTTAATGACTGTTAATCATCATTTACGGTCAGAACTGGATGAGAGACTGCAAACACAGGAAGCTTTGCGGGTTTCCCAAACTCGCTTTGAAGGAATTTTGGGGATTGCTGATGATGCGATTATTTCTATTGATAGCAATCAGCAAATTACTTTATTTAACCAAGGTGCAGAAAAGATTTTTGGTTATTTGTCGGAAGAGGTTTTAGGTAAAAAGCTGGATTTACTATTACCAGTGCGCTTTGCTGAACAACATCGTCATCATGTGGTGGACTTTGGTAAATCTCCCAGTCCAGCCCGAAGAATGGGTGAAAGACGCGAAATATTTGGTCGTCGCAAAGATGGAACTGAGTTTCCGTCAGAGGCTTCTATCTCTAAATTAGATATTGATCAGGAATGTGTATATACCGTCATTTTGCGTGATATCACTGAGCGCAAGCAAGTGGAACGAATGAAAGATGAGTTTGTGTCTGTGGTGAGTCATGAACTTCGTACTCCTCTGACTTCAATTCATGGTTCTTTAGGAATGTTAGCTAGTGGTTTGCTACCAACAGACTCAGAGCAGGGGAAACGCTTGCTACAAATTGCTACTGATAGTACTGAGCGCTTGGTCAGGCTAATTAACGATATTCTCGACATTGAGCGAATTGAATCAGGTAAGGTAAAAATGGAGCAAGAAATCTGCAATATGGAGGAGTTAATTGCTTCAGCAGTGAATATTATGCAGCCTCTAGCAGCTAAGGCTGAGGTGAGTTTATCAATTTCTAGCTTACCTGTTCAACTCTGGGCTGATCCAGATCGCATTGTTCAAACTTTGACGAATTTGTTGAGTAATGCTATTAAATTTTCTCATTCTGGTGCTAAGGTTTGGTTAATAGCAAAACAACAAGAAGATCAGGTGTTGTTAACAATTAAGGATCAAGGTCGGGGAATCCCCAACGACAAACTCAACAGTATTTTTGAGCGCTTTCAACAGGTTGATTCTTCAGATTCACGCAATCACGAGGGAACTGGTTTAGGTTTGGCAATTTGCAAAAGTATTGTCCAGCAACATGGTGGTAGTATTTGGGTAGAAAGTGTTTTAAATGAAGGTAGTAGTTTTTATGTGAAACTGCCGATTTTAGTCACTCCCTACAGTGCAGAATCGGAACAGTCTACTACCTCAGAACCAATCATTATCAATCAACACTATCCTCTCGTGTTAGTTTGTGATGATGATGCGGTGATTCGCACAGAGTTACAAACTTTGTTAGAACAAGGAGGATATCGAGTGATTACATCTGCTAGAGGTGAGGAATTAGGAAATACGGAATTTTTGACTAAAGGACGAGTTATAAATCATGAATTTGAACAACGGGTGATGTATTTGTTGCACAAAATGACAGATAATTCGTAA
- a CDS encoding universal stress protein — MFNKIIVALDRSEMGQSVFEQSLALSKLTSAKLMLLHVLSPEEEESPDLMIAPNIDYYPGWNEQGFKLYQQQWEAFKNESLQMLQSWCAQANTAGITAEFTQNTGNPGRKICQLATTWNADLIVMGRRGRSGLTELVLGSVSNYVLHHAPCSVHIIHFPTHLKPTAVKLETTSVAN; from the coding sequence ATGTTTAACAAAATTATAGTTGCATTAGATCGCTCGGAAATGGGACAGTCTGTTTTTGAACAATCTTTGGCATTATCAAAGCTAACATCGGCTAAATTAATGCTACTGCACGTCCTATCTCCAGAAGAAGAGGAGAGTCCTGACTTGATGATTGCTCCTAACATTGACTATTATCCAGGTTGGAATGAGCAAGGTTTTAAGTTATATCAACAACAATGGGAAGCCTTTAAAAACGAAAGTTTGCAGATGTTACAGTCTTGGTGCGCCCAAGCAAACACAGCCGGAATCACTGCGGAATTTACTCAAAACACTGGTAATCCTGGCCGCAAGATTTGTCAATTAGCTACAACCTGGAATGCTGATTTGATTGTCATGGGGCGGCGAGGTCGTTCTGGACTAACAGAACTAGTACTTGGTAGCGTGAGTAATTATGTTTTACATCATGCTCCTTGTTCAGTGCATATTATACATTTTCCGACTCATCTCAAACCCACAGCAGTGAAACTAGAAACCACAAGCGTGGCTAACTAA
- the hoxE gene encoding bidirectional hydrogenase complex protein HoxE, producing MKTSIPPKYTHPSGDKRLKMLDATIKRHQYQQDALIEILHRGSEIFGYLETDLLLYIAHSLKLPPSRVYGVATFYHLFSLTPKGVHNCVVCTGTACYVKGAQAILASVEKSTQTRAGETTSDGQISLMTARCLGACGIAPAVVFDGTILGHQTPESVCELVQGWWQHGTG from the coding sequence ATGAAAACCTCTATTCCACCTAAATATACTCATCCCAGTGGAGATAAACGGTTAAAGATGCTAGATGCAACAATTAAGCGTCATCAATATCAACAAGATGCATTAATTGAAATTCTCCATCGGGGTTCGGAAATTTTTGGCTATTTAGAAACTGATTTATTGCTTTACATTGCCCATAGTCTCAAATTACCACCAAGTCGGGTTTATGGAGTAGCAACTTTCTATCATTTATTTTCTCTAACACCTAAGGGAGTACATAACTGCGTAGTGTGTACAGGTACAGCTTGTTATGTGAAAGGGGCGCAAGCAATTTTAGCTAGTGTAGAAAAATCTACCCAGACTCGTGCTGGAGAAACAACATCAGATGGTCAAATTTCCCTAATGACTGCTAGGTGTTTGGGGGCTTGTGGAATTGCACCTGCTGTAGTGTTTGATGGCACAATTTTAGGACATCAAACACCGGAATCAGTCTGTGAACTTGTTCAAGGATGGTGGCAACATGGAACTGGCTGA
- the nuoF gene encoding NADH-quinone oxidoreductase subunit NuoF, with protein sequence MELAELLEIAEKERSQVKPIQISCCTAAGCLSANSQAVKQNLDAFVKTAGLQDTIQVSGVGCMRLCCQGTLVRVDNQANPTETKLYQKVTPEDAPAIIAAVNGEKTNLQSGDLNQPFFRHQLSIVLENSGKIDPERIQAYIAADGYQALYHVLREMKPNQVVETITKSGLRGRGGAGYPTGLKWATVAKSQGERKFVICNADEGDPGAFMDRSILESDPHRVLEGMAIAAYAVGANQGYIYIRAEYPIAISRLETAIHQAQRLGLLGSQIFESHFDFKVEIRIGAGAYVCGEETALMASIEGKRGLPSPRPPYPANSGLWGDPTLINNVETFANISPIIRKGADWFAGIGTAKSKGTKVFAMAGQICNTGLIEVPMGTSLRQIVEEMGGGIPSGGIAKAVQTGGPSGGCIPASAFDTPVDYESLSNLGSIMGSGGMIVMDQTTNMVDVARFFMEFCMDESCGKCIPCRVGTLQLHELLTKISQGEAKHADLELLEELCDMVKHTSLCGLGQSAPNPVFSTLRYFRDEYLALVTSH encoded by the coding sequence ATGGAACTGGCTGAATTATTAGAAATAGCTGAAAAAGAACGTTCCCAAGTAAAACCTATACAGATTAGCTGCTGCACCGCTGCTGGTTGTTTGTCTGCTAATTCCCAAGCTGTCAAGCAAAATCTTGATGCATTTGTCAAAACTGCGGGTTTGCAAGACACAATCCAAGTCTCTGGTGTTGGGTGTATGCGTCTGTGCTGTCAAGGAACTTTAGTCAGGGTCGATAACCAAGCAAATCCCACCGAGACAAAGCTTTATCAGAAAGTCACCCCAGAGGATGCACCAGCAATAATTGCCGCAGTCAATGGAGAAAAAACCAATTTACAATCAGGAGATTTAAATCAGCCGTTTTTTAGGCATCAACTATCTATTGTCTTGGAAAACAGCGGCAAAATCGACCCAGAACGCATTCAAGCTTACATTGCAGCTGATGGTTATCAAGCCCTTTATCATGTGCTGCGGGAGATGAAACCCAATCAAGTGGTAGAGACAATTACTAAAAGTGGGTTACGAGGACGAGGTGGGGCTGGTTATCCCACAGGTTTAAAATGGGCAACAGTTGCCAAGTCTCAAGGTGAAAGAAAGTTTGTAATTTGCAATGCTGATGAGGGAGATCCTGGGGCATTTATGGATCGGAGTATTTTAGAAAGTGATCCTCATCGGGTTTTAGAAGGAATGGCGATCGCAGCCTATGCCGTCGGTGCAAATCAAGGTTACATTTATATTCGGGCAGAATATCCCATTGCTATTAGTCGCCTGGAAACTGCTATTCACCAAGCCCAACGTCTGGGACTCTTAGGTAGTCAAATCTTTGAATCTCATTTTGATTTTAAAGTCGAAATTCGCATCGGTGCGGGGGCTTATGTCTGCGGAGAAGAAACCGCTTTAATGGCTTCAATTGAAGGAAAACGCGGCCTTCCTTCCCCTCGTCCACCATATCCCGCTAATTCTGGTTTATGGGGTGATCCCACCTTAATTAACAATGTCGAAACCTTTGCCAATATCTCACCGATTATCCGCAAAGGTGCTGATTGGTTTGCTGGTATTGGTACGGCGAAAAGTAAAGGGACAAAGGTTTTTGCTATGGCCGGTCAAATCTGCAATACGGGTTTGATAGAAGTGCCGATGGGGACATCATTACGGCAGATTGTTGAAGAAATGGGAGGAGGTATTCCATCTGGCGGTATTGCTAAAGCAGTACAAACTGGTGGTCCTTCGGGGGGATGTATTCCCGCTTCGGCCTTTGATACACCTGTAGATTATGAATCCTTGAGCAATCTGGGTTCCATTATGGGTTCTGGGGGCATGATTGTCATGGATCAAACTACAAATATGGTCGATGTTGCCCGCTTTTTCATGGAATTTTGCATGGATGAATCCTGCGGTAAGTGCATTCCTTGTCGGGTCGGAACTCTGCAATTACATGAGTTGTTAACGAAGATTAGTCAAGGAGAAGCAAAACACGCTGATTTAGAACTGCTGGAGGAACTGTGCGACATGGTGAAACACACAAGTCTATGTGGTTTGGGACAGTCTGCACCAAATCCGGTTTTTAGTACTTTGCGTTATTTCCGTGATGAATATTTAGCATTAGTCACTAGTCATTAA
- the hoxU gene encoding bidirectional hydrogenase complex protein HoxU has protein sequence MAVKTLTINGELISAREEETVLKAAQEAGIHLPTLCHLEGVGDVGACRLCLVEIAGSNKLQPACVTKVSEGMEVITHSDRLQKYRRTIIEMLFAEGNHICSVCVANGNCELQDLAIEMGMDHVRLKYQFPDRAVDISHELFGIDHNRCVLCTRCIRVCDEIEGAHTWDMAGRGSKSHVITDLNQPWGTSQTCTSCGKCVNACPTGALFNQGSSVGEMKHNRAKIDFLVTAREKKQWNF, from the coding sequence ATGGCTGTCAAAACACTGACTATAAATGGTGAATTAATTAGCGCCCGTGAGGAAGAAACTGTACTAAAAGCAGCGCAAGAGGCTGGAATTCATTTACCTACACTTTGTCATCTTGAGGGTGTGGGAGATGTGGGGGCTTGTCGGCTATGTTTGGTGGAAATTGCTGGGAGTAATAAGCTGCAACCAGCTTGTGTGACTAAGGTGTCAGAAGGAATGGAGGTGATAACTCATAGCGATCGCTTGCAAAAATACCGTCGTACTATTATTGAAATGCTATTTGCCGAAGGTAATCACATTTGCTCAGTTTGCGTTGCCAATGGCAATTGTGAATTGCAAGATTTAGCTATAGAAATGGGTATGGATCACGTCAGATTAAAATATCAATTTCCTGACCGTGCTGTAGATATTTCCCATGAACTTTTTGGCATAGATCATAACAGATGTGTTCTTTGTACTCGCTGTATTCGTGTATGTGATGAAATCGAAGGCGCTCATACTTGGGATATGGCAGGAAGGGGTTCAAAATCTCATGTAATTACTGATTTAAACCAGCCTTGGGGAACTTCACAAACTTGTACTTCCTGCGGTAAATGCGTCAATGCTTGTCCCACAGGGGCGCTATTTAATCAAGGTTCAAGTGTTGGGGAAATGAAACATAATCGCGCCAAAATCGATTTTTTAGTTACAGCTAGAGAGAAAAAACAATGGAATTTTTAA
- a CDS encoding DUF3122 domain-containing protein: MLNRIRKRCLWMLTLGILIILIFPGLGNFQGKAIAAVTSFEEAPGEIVYRSQIKLDDQSGKVWQVVLFKQVHPSQQSHINLRLIGFPGSAELTHPQPLKITSNTGKVWNAADVFLDQAPAPTVGQYDLTNILPELPNEQLTLAIPLPDANSINISVPPSVVQEWQLLMTTDIISG, from the coding sequence ATGTTAAACAGGATTAGAAAAAGATGCTTATGGATGCTAACTCTGGGAATTTTAATCATCTTGATCTTCCCAGGTTTAGGAAACTTCCAGGGGAAAGCAATTGCTGCTGTCACTAGTTTTGAAGAAGCACCAGGAGAAATTGTTTATCGCTCACAAATAAAATTAGATGATCAATCAGGAAAGGTATGGCAGGTTGTCTTATTTAAACAAGTGCATCCAAGTCAACAATCTCATATAAATTTGCGGTTAATTGGCTTTCCTGGTTCTGCTGAATTAACTCACCCCCAACCTTTAAAAATAACTTCAAATACAGGTAAGGTTTGGAATGCTGCTGATGTGTTTTTGGATCAAGCACCAGCACCAACTGTCGGTCAATATGATCTGACAAATATCTTGCCAGAATTACCAAATGAACAGTTAACATTAGCAATACCTTTACCTGATGCAAACTCCATTAATATCTCTGTTCCCCCATCTGTAGTTCAGGAATGGCAATTGTTAATGACAACTGATATCATATCCGGTTGA
- a CDS encoding oxidoreductase, which yields MKLATVWLGGCSGCHMSFLDLDEWLIDLSAQVDVVYSPFVDVKEYPKGVDVVLIEGAIANEQHLELIHKIRERTQTIISFGDCAITGNVTALRNPLGSAEIVLQRSYIETADINPQIPHAPGIIPPLVDKVLPVHQVVAVDIYLPGCPPSAPNIRAVLESLLKGEKPLIAGREIIKFG from the coding sequence TTGAAATTAGCGACAGTATGGTTAGGTGGATGTTCAGGTTGTCATATGTCATTTCTCGATTTAGACGAATGGTTGATTGATTTATCCGCTCAAGTAGATGTGGTTTATAGTCCCTTTGTTGATGTTAAGGAATATCCAAAAGGTGTGGATGTAGTTTTAATAGAAGGTGCTATAGCTAACGAACAACATCTAGAATTAATCCACAAAATTAGAGAACGCACCCAAACAATAATTTCCTTTGGTGATTGCGCTATCACTGGCAATGTTACGGCTTTACGTAATCCCTTAGGTAGTGCGGAAATAGTTCTTCAGCGTAGTTATATAGAAACAGCCGATATCAACCCCCAAATTCCCCACGCACCGGGGATTATTCCACCTTTGGTTGACAAAGTATTACCCGTTCATCAAGTAGTAGCGGTTGATATTTATTTACCTGGTTGTCCACCCTCTGCGCCTAATATTCGCGCTGTTCTTGAATCATTATTAAAGGGAGAAAAACCACTAATAGCCGGCAGAGAAATCATTAAGTTTGGCTAA